In Maridesulfovibrio sp., the following proteins share a genomic window:
- a CDS encoding lysophospholipid acyltransferase family protein, with product MAHYLKLIWINAGIYLSIILWTLTGVIISPLCYLFFTRILLWKKPETLRKMIWYYGWTSSKLMSLFVDIKWPEQQELPSPCIIVANHESFFDPYLVSFQPQRNICMAVRDWPFKIPFYGFYMKLAGYINVETDDLDTILKQAQTAVEQQATLMFFPEGTRSKDGRLNRFHSGPFRLSVQTGLPVVPLCISGSFRMLPRGHMLIRPAKVRGRILAPIYPEQFLSTQNPHIELRRSVKTTMVACIQELNQQV from the coding sequence ATGGCTCATTACCTGAAACTAATCTGGATCAACGCCGGGATATACCTCAGTATAATCCTCTGGACCCTGACCGGGGTCATCATTTCACCGCTTTGCTACCTGTTTTTTACCCGCATACTACTATGGAAAAAGCCGGAAACCCTGCGAAAAATGATCTGGTACTACGGCTGGACCAGTTCAAAGCTGATGAGTCTATTCGTTGACATTAAATGGCCCGAGCAACAGGAACTGCCTTCGCCGTGCATCATCGTCGCCAACCATGAATCATTTTTCGATCCCTACCTTGTTTCATTCCAACCGCAACGCAATATCTGTATGGCGGTTCGTGACTGGCCGTTCAAAATTCCATTTTACGGATTTTACATGAAACTTGCGGGATACATCAATGTGGAGACAGACGATCTGGATACGATCTTAAAACAGGCGCAAACAGCTGTGGAACAACAGGCTACATTAATGTTTTTCCCGGAAGGAACCCGCAGTAAAGACGGCAGACTGAACCGGTTTCACTCCGGGCCATTCCGTCTTTCCGTTCAGACCGGACTACCTGTTGTACCATTATGCATCAGCGGATCTTTCCGCATGTTGCCACGCGGGCATATGCTCATCCGTCCTGCAAAAGTCCGGGGACGCATCCTTGCTCCTATCTACCCGGAACAATTTCTGAGCACTCAAAATCCACATATTGAATTGCGCCGTTCAGTCAAAACAACTATGGTTGCCTGTATTCAGGAATTGAATCAGCAAGTGTAA